A single region of the Gemmatimonadaceae bacterium genome encodes:
- the dnaJ gene encoding molecular chaperone DnaJ, with protein MAEFYQILGVPRDATEDEIKRAYRKLAMTYHPDRNNGSREAEDKFKEITEAYDVLRDPNKRATYDRFGEAGLRGGAGGFHHVDLSEALNIFMRDLGGFAGFGDLFGGGGGSTGPRTGSDIRITLPLRLAEVATGIERSVTAKLLMTCDRCEGKGAEPGTEVLRCTTCAGSGEVRRAQRSFFGQVISVTPCPTCAGEGTVISSPCRKCRGEGRVRQEEKITVKVPAGVATGQYMTMRGAGNVGPRGGGRGDILIVFEVEEDPRFERDGEDLYCEVLVTYPQLVFGADVEVPTVSSSVTLHVPPRTESGQVFHLRGRGLPRVNASGVGDLHIRLQLHTPETLIEEEERLIKRLGEIQVAPLERRGKGFWSKVKESLGA; from the coding sequence ATGGCTGAGTTCTACCAGATTCTCGGCGTCCCTCGCGACGCGACCGAAGACGAGATAAAGCGCGCCTATCGAAAGCTGGCGATGACTTATCATCCGGACCGGAACAACGGCTCGCGCGAGGCCGAGGACAAGTTCAAGGAGATCACCGAAGCCTACGATGTGCTTCGCGATCCGAACAAGCGCGCGACATACGACCGCTTTGGTGAAGCCGGGCTACGCGGCGGCGCGGGCGGGTTCCATCACGTCGACCTGTCGGAAGCGCTCAACATCTTCATGCGTGATCTCGGTGGATTCGCCGGGTTCGGCGATCTCTTCGGCGGCGGCGGGGGATCGACGGGTCCGCGGACGGGATCGGACATTCGCATCACTCTTCCACTGCGACTCGCCGAAGTTGCGACGGGCATCGAACGCTCGGTTACCGCGAAGCTTCTCATGACGTGCGATCGCTGTGAGGGGAAGGGTGCGGAGCCCGGCACGGAGGTGCTCCGCTGCACCACCTGCGCGGGCTCCGGCGAAGTGCGGCGTGCACAGCGCTCATTCTTCGGCCAGGTGATCAGCGTCACCCCATGCCCGACCTGCGCGGGAGAAGGCACCGTGATCTCTTCGCCGTGCAGGAAATGCCGTGGTGAGGGTCGGGTGAGGCAGGAAGAGAAGATCACCGTCAAGGTGCCCGCCGGAGTCGCGACCGGACAGTACATGACGATGCGCGGCGCTGGAAACGTTGGTCCGCGCGGCGGAGGGCGCGGCGACATCCTGATCGTATTCGAGGTCGAGGAGGATCCTCGGTTCGAGCGCGATGGAGAGGACCTGTACTGTGAAGTGCTGGTCACATACCCTCAGCTCGTGTTTGGAGCCGACGTGGAAGTACCGACGGTGAGCTCGAGCGTCACGCTTCACGTCCCGCCGCGAACTGAAAGCGGTCAGGTCTTTCACCTGAGGGGCCGAGGGCTTCCGCGGGTCAACGCGTCAGGAGTAGGCGACCTGCACATCCGCCTGCAGCTGCACACGCCCGAGACTCTCATCGAGGAAGAGGAGCGGTTGATCAAGCGGTTGGGGGAGATACAGGTCGCGCCGCTCGAGCGCCGCGGGAAAGGATTCTGGTCGAAGGTGAAGGAATCGCTGGGCGCGTGA
- a CDS encoding 50S ribosomal protein L11 methyltransferase, with amino-acid sequence MIDALIAHGSPGIEETGVDIVGHVPAASSIDGLRSAILAADPAASVSIAPGIARDWSEWKANVRAHKVGSLTVAPPWLAAASDRATTVVIDPAMAFGTGEHATTRGVIHLMPSVVTADSLVADLGAGSAILSIAAAKLGAKRVVAIELDPDAESNALANIRRNGVEDRVHFIGGDALTLLPLVAPVDLVLANILSSVIVELLPIIRDSLAPEGRAILSGVLIEEQPSMVGEIARGGWAVEAEHTEEGWWSALIARP; translated from the coding sequence GTGATCGACGCCCTCATCGCGCACGGGTCACCCGGAATCGAAGAAACCGGCGTGGATATCGTTGGCCACGTTCCGGCAGCGTCGTCCATCGATGGGCTTCGATCAGCGATACTCGCAGCCGACCCAGCGGCGAGCGTCTCCATTGCTCCGGGTATTGCGCGCGACTGGAGTGAGTGGAAGGCGAATGTGCGGGCGCACAAGGTCGGCTCGCTGACAGTGGCGCCGCCCTGGCTCGCCGCAGCGTCCGATCGCGCGACGACCGTTGTGATCGACCCGGCGATGGCGTTCGGCACAGGGGAGCACGCCACGACCCGGGGCGTGATCCACTTGATGCCGAGCGTTGTCACGGCAGATTCCCTCGTCGCGGACCTCGGCGCGGGATCGGCGATTCTCTCGATTGCGGCGGCGAAGCTTGGCGCGAAGCGCGTCGTTGCGATCGAGCTCGATCCGGATGCCGAGAGCAATGCTCTCGCGAACATCAGGCGCAACGGGGTCGAGGACCGTGTTCATTTCATCGGTGGTGATGCGCTTACGCTTCTGCCGCTCGTTGCTCCGGTAGATCTCGTGCTGGCCAACATTCTTTCGTCAGTCATTGTCGAGCTACTTCCCATAATTCGCGACTCGCTTGCCCCGGAAGGGCGCGCGATTCTTTCCGGAGTTCTAATTGAAGAACAGCCGTCGATGGTGGGCGAGATCGCGCGCGGCGGGTGGGCTGTCGAGGCCGAACACACTGAGGAGGGTTGGTGGAGCGCTCTGATCGCCAGGCCGTAG
- a CDS encoding RsmE family RNA methyltransferase, whose protein sequence is MERSDRQAVATFFSSDQFVAGEHVSLGDEAAQHARVLRIGPGSAVELRNGAGGAARGDIARMSKRSVMIDVEEVWSLRPAPPVHLLVPVADRDRMLVLAEKATELGVASWRPVMWKRSRSVAGRGEGPTFVGRIRARMISALTQSGGGWLPEIHPSAQVSRAIAAAPPGTRLLLDASAAQTMLAVDPVFPLVIALGPEGGLADEERQEMVDGFFTPVRLASTVLRFETAGIAALAVARAIAESRIQQPVNG, encoded by the coding sequence GTGGAGCGCTCTGATCGCCAGGCCGTAGCGACGTTCTTTTCTTCCGATCAGTTCGTTGCCGGCGAGCACGTCTCCCTCGGCGACGAAGCGGCACAGCACGCTCGCGTTCTTCGTATCGGCCCGGGGTCGGCGGTCGAGCTCCGGAACGGCGCCGGCGGCGCGGCGCGTGGTGACATTGCGCGAATGTCGAAACGATCCGTGATGATCGACGTCGAGGAAGTCTGGTCCCTTCGGCCTGCTCCGCCCGTGCATCTCCTTGTGCCGGTTGCGGACCGGGACCGGATGCTGGTTCTGGCGGAAAAAGCGACCGAGCTTGGTGTGGCGAGCTGGCGGCCCGTCATGTGGAAGCGGTCGAGGAGCGTTGCGGGGAGGGGCGAGGGTCCGACATTCGTCGGACGAATTCGTGCACGAATGATCTCCGCCTTGACGCAGTCCGGTGGGGGATGGCTGCCCGAGATTCACCCGTCGGCGCAAGTGAGTCGCGCTATTGCCGCTGCGCCGCCAGGCACACGATTGCTGCTCGACGCGTCTGCGGCTCAGACAATGCTCGCGGTAGATCCTGTCTTTCCGCTCGTGATCGCTCTCGGTCCGGAAGGAGGACTGGCAGACGAGGAGCGTCAGGAGATGGTCGACGGATTCTTCACCCCCGTCCGTCTTGCTTCCACCGTGCTCCGTTTCGAGACCGCCGGAATCGCGGCACTCGCGGTTGCCAGGGCGATTGCGGAATCAAGAATCCAGCAACCGGTGAACGGGTAA
- a CDS encoding histidine triad nucleotide-binding protein codes for MPSKCLFCRIVSGDIPADILAERDDAIVFRDINAQAPSHMLVIPRRHVESLDDADDAVELGELLRLAAEVARDEGLADSGYRVVINTNDDGGQTVRHLHLHVLGGRRMTWPPG; via the coding sequence ATGCCTTCGAAATGTCTTTTCTGCAGAATCGTCAGTGGTGACATCCCGGCGGACATACTCGCCGAGCGGGACGATGCTATTGTCTTCCGCGACATCAATGCACAAGCTCCCTCTCACATGCTGGTGATCCCGCGGCGGCATGTGGAATCACTCGACGATGCCGACGACGCAGTGGAGCTCGGCGAGCTGCTGCGGCTTGCGGCGGAGGTCGCGAGGGATGAGGGGTTGGCGGATTCGGGATATCGCGTCGTAATCAACACCAATGACGACGGAGGTCAGACCGTTCGCCATCTGCATCTTCACGTACTGGGTGGCCGCCGGATGACCTGGCCGCCAGGCTGA
- the rpsU gene encoding 30S ribosomal protein S21, whose product MSEVIIHDDENFERALKRFKKKCEKAGILSDLRKHRHYEKPSERRKRKLNTAMRKNRRTRRV is encoded by the coding sequence TTGTCGGAAGTCATAATTCATGACGACGAGAACTTTGAGCGCGCGCTCAAGCGCTTCAAGAAGAAGTGCGAAAAAGCGGGCATTCTTTCCGATCTCCGCAAGCATCGGCACTACGAGAAGCCGAGCGAGCGTCGCAAGCGCAAGCTGAACACCGCGATGCGCAAGAACCGTCGGACGCGTCGCGTCTAG
- a CDS encoding GatB/YqeY domain-containing protein, which produces MSELVTRLQADLNASRKAQDKPATLLLGTVISDIKNRRIELRRDLADPDVVDVLRKGIKRRRESVDMYEKGGREDLAAKERSEVALLEKYLPPQVGEDELRSAVKAAIAGGATSIGAVMGTVVPRFKGRAEGATINAIAREELAKQG; this is translated from the coding sequence ATGTCCGAGCTGGTGACGCGGTTGCAGGCAGATCTCAACGCGTCGCGAAAAGCGCAGGACAAGCCCGCCACCCTTCTGCTCGGCACGGTCATCTCCGATATCAAGAATCGGCGCATAGAGCTTCGGCGGGATCTCGCGGACCCTGACGTCGTGGATGTCCTGCGGAAGGGAATCAAGCGGCGGCGGGAATCAGTGGACATGTACGAGAAGGGCGGCAGGGAGGATCTCGCGGCGAAGGAACGGTCCGAGGTCGCTCTTCTCGAGAAGTATCTGCCGCCGCAGGTCGGCGAAGACGAGCTGCGCTCGGCCGTCAAAGCAGCGATTGCCGGAGGAGCAACTTCCATCGGCGCAGTGATGGGAACCGTCGTGCCGCGCTTCAAAGGGCGGGCCGAGGGCGCCACGATCAACGCCATCGCGCGTGAGGAGCTCGCAAAACAGGGGTGA
- a CDS encoding endonuclease MutS2, with translation MNAHALRVIEFPATLELVAGKASSALGAERVRESSPQTERAWLDSEHARVTVVRSLVESELHWHPQAVPDIRVAVERLRIEGASLTAAELLAISGVLRSSRLTREALKSEQVPPLSRALLAPELESLLASPADEKKIATAIDDDANVRDEASPQLRRIRRELRGSQGELVKLLERLIARLEPHHQVHDMSVTVRNGRFVIPVRREARTTVGGIVHDTSSTGGTLFVEPPAAVEAGNRIRELEVEEIREIDRILAELTEALRPSRDAIAATLEALVELDSLYARAQFGIEFECGTLELGAAAQGFTIINGRHPLLLAQAIPVVPFDLKLEPAERTLLISGPNTGGKTVLLKSLGLFAAMAQSGIPVPVGKGSRLAIFDEVFADVGDEQSISSSLSTFSAHVRNLAEVLRFATADSVVLIDELGSGTDPVEGAALGGAILESLTRRGSLSVATTHLGALKDLAAEVPGVVNASLQFDSVALAPTYRLIKGIPGRSYGLSIARRLQLPDEVLDRAEARLPTGERDVNALLAELEAREQRLTESEKEIAAIGDDVRRRAKRVADRERSVKERERNAERDARKEARRVLLDARDEVENTIRELRQNAADAAEEAAREARRRVEQLAADEAKAISALDEAATADASRTGEQEYEPSPSSGALIEGDFVSVPSMGGRVARLMEFRGDDAVVAMGSVKLTVPRSSLERARAPESGERVQVAIRGDVPELHVSSEIDLRGMRAAEVDDLVMRSVDSAVRADLKTLRFIHGKGTGALRERVAEMLRKESRVSSFRLGAWNEGGAGVTVVELA, from the coding sequence ATGAACGCTCACGCGCTCCGTGTAATTGAATTTCCGGCTACGCTGGAGCTTGTCGCGGGCAAGGCGTCGTCCGCGCTCGGCGCGGAGCGTGTTCGCGAATCGTCACCGCAGACCGAGCGCGCGTGGCTCGACAGCGAGCACGCGCGCGTCACTGTCGTTCGATCACTCGTCGAGAGCGAGCTGCACTGGCACCCGCAGGCAGTCCCCGACATACGCGTGGCTGTCGAGCGGCTTCGCATTGAAGGTGCCTCGTTGACGGCAGCTGAGCTGCTCGCGATTTCGGGCGTGCTCCGCAGCTCCCGACTGACACGCGAGGCGCTCAAGAGCGAGCAAGTACCGCCTCTCTCGCGAGCGCTGCTCGCTCCCGAGCTCGAATCTCTTCTCGCATCGCCAGCCGACGAGAAGAAGATCGCGACTGCAATTGACGACGACGCGAACGTAAGAGACGAAGCATCGCCCCAGCTTCGTCGGATTCGTCGCGAGCTCCGCGGCTCCCAGGGTGAGCTCGTCAAGCTTCTGGAGCGCCTGATCGCGAGACTCGAGCCTCACCACCAGGTTCACGACATGTCCGTCACCGTGCGGAACGGGCGCTTCGTGATCCCCGTGAGGAGAGAAGCCCGCACGACGGTTGGCGGAATCGTCCACGACACATCGTCGACCGGGGGCACCTTGTTCGTCGAGCCGCCGGCGGCTGTCGAGGCAGGGAATCGCATTCGCGAGCTCGAGGTGGAGGAGATTCGGGAGATCGACCGCATTCTCGCCGAACTCACTGAAGCGTTGAGGCCATCGCGCGATGCGATTGCGGCGACACTCGAGGCGCTCGTCGAGCTCGACAGTCTGTATGCCCGCGCACAGTTCGGAATTGAATTCGAGTGCGGAACCCTCGAGCTTGGCGCGGCGGCCCAAGGATTCACGATAATCAACGGGCGACATCCTCTGCTACTCGCGCAGGCAATTCCTGTTGTGCCGTTCGATCTGAAGCTGGAGCCAGCCGAAAGAACGCTGCTCATTTCCGGACCGAACACCGGCGGAAAGACAGTCCTCCTCAAGTCGCTCGGACTTTTTGCGGCGATGGCGCAGTCGGGAATCCCAGTGCCGGTTGGAAAGGGTTCGAGGCTCGCGATCTTCGATGAAGTCTTCGCGGATGTTGGCGACGAGCAGTCAATCAGCTCCAGCCTTTCAACCTTCAGCGCACATGTTCGCAACCTTGCCGAGGTACTCCGCTTCGCCACGGCCGACTCCGTGGTTCTGATTGACGAGCTGGGATCGGGCACAGATCCGGTCGAGGGCGCGGCCCTTGGCGGCGCGATTCTGGAATCGCTTACCCGGCGCGGAAGCCTGTCTGTAGCAACGACACACCTCGGCGCTCTGAAAGACCTTGCCGCGGAAGTGCCTGGAGTCGTCAACGCGTCGCTGCAATTCGATTCCGTCGCTCTCGCGCCGACTTACCGGCTGATCAAGGGAATCCCAGGTAGATCCTACGGCCTCAGCATTGCGCGGCGGCTCCAGCTTCCCGACGAGGTGCTGGACCGGGCGGAGGCTCGTCTTCCAACCGGTGAACGGGACGTAAATGCGCTGCTGGCGGAGCTCGAAGCCCGGGAGCAGCGACTCACCGAGAGCGAAAAGGAAATCGCCGCCATCGGCGACGACGTCCGCCGGCGCGCCAAACGTGTCGCCGATCGGGAGCGCAGTGTGAAAGAGCGCGAGCGAAACGCAGAACGCGATGCGCGGAAGGAAGCTCGCCGCGTCCTTCTCGATGCCCGTGACGAAGTCGAGAACACGATCCGCGAGCTGCGGCAGAATGCGGCGGATGCCGCTGAAGAAGCAGCGCGCGAAGCGAGACGCAGAGTCGAGCAGCTTGCGGCGGACGAAGCAAAAGCCATTTCGGCGCTGGATGAAGCAGCCACCGCCGACGCTTCGCGCACAGGGGAACAGGAATACGAGCCTTCGCCGTCGTCGGGCGCACTGATCGAAGGCGACTTCGTGTCCGTTCCGTCGATGGGAGGGCGCGTGGCGCGGCTCATGGAGTTTCGCGGTGACGATGCCGTTGTGGCCATGGGCTCGGTCAAGCTTACGGTTCCGCGGTCGTCGCTGGAGCGCGCGCGAGCCCCCGAATCCGGCGAGCGCGTGCAAGTCGCCATAAGAGGCGACGTACCAGAGCTTCATGTGAGCAGTGAGATAGACCTGCGTGGAATGCGGGCTGCAGAAGTGGACGATCTGGTCATGCGATCGGTGGATTCAGCGGTTCGCGCGGATTTGAAAACGCTGCGGTTCATTCACGGGAAGGGAACCGGAGCATTAAGGGAGCGTGTTGCGGAGATGCTCCGGAAGGAAAGTCGCGTCTCGAGCTTTCGGCTTGGTGCCTGGAACGAAGGCGGAGCCGGAGTCACGGTGGTAGAGCTCGCATGA
- the dnaG gene encoding DNA primase has product MIPDETVEQVREAADIVGIIGEYVPLKRTGADFRGPCPFHQGTRRNFSVSPSKRMYHCFVCNESGDVFKFLTKRLGVDWPEAVRIVGEKAGIEVRDTKTKREGPDPREQFWELNATAAEYFRQLLWDETIGAPAREYLSERDISRAVAEEFSLGFAPREIGLMRTYMNTLGFDDTRLLEAGLLVQPDQETEPRPRFRNRLIFPIQDFAGRHVGFGGRLLGPGDVKYLNSSDTPVFSKGKLLYGLNRSRNAIRRADRALIVEGYFDALRLMAAGLEEVVAPLGTALTEMQAALLRKYTRNVFLLYDSDAPGLKATFRSGDELLRQGLSVRVVTLPAGEDPDSFVRTKGAAALAAELDNAIDIFERKIQILERGGWFGELQKKRRALDRLLPTIRATSDPIMRDLYVSRAGEVTGVNRQILLGELGLTGTAAAPPRQPPAPRINLEIRARRGDRRTRAHVNRASAERELIRAMLAQRSQVEAIAERIGPESFRDERYRAIFTALLSAPDGASLSDLAPMLDAETIEVAEQLLEDRLGLINAQRTIDDSLAQLEVRAMEERLAEIDGLLSLASEEEKAALDDERRKLVTLMRASGKMSFKAFRRGRTR; this is encoded by the coding sequence ATGATCCCCGACGAAACCGTTGAGCAGGTTCGAGAGGCGGCCGATATCGTCGGAATAATCGGCGAGTACGTCCCGCTGAAGCGCACCGGTGCTGATTTCCGCGGACCGTGCCCCTTTCATCAGGGCACGCGGCGCAACTTTTCAGTCTCGCCGTCGAAGCGGATGTATCACTGCTTCGTCTGCAACGAGAGCGGAGATGTCTTCAAGTTCCTGACGAAGCGTCTCGGCGTGGATTGGCCCGAGGCCGTGCGGATCGTCGGCGAAAAAGCCGGCATCGAAGTGCGGGACACGAAGACGAAGCGTGAGGGCCCCGATCCGCGGGAGCAGTTCTGGGAGCTGAACGCAACCGCCGCTGAATATTTTCGGCAGCTGCTGTGGGACGAGACGATTGGAGCCCCGGCGCGCGAATATCTGTCCGAGCGTGACATTTCCCGCGCGGTCGCGGAAGAGTTTTCGCTCGGCTTCGCGCCGCGGGAGATCGGGCTCATGCGAACGTACATGAACACCCTCGGGTTCGATGACACTCGTCTGCTCGAAGCCGGGCTGCTGGTTCAACCGGACCAGGAGACCGAGCCTCGCCCGCGCTTCCGCAACCGTCTGATATTTCCCATACAGGACTTCGCCGGCCGTCACGTCGGCTTTGGTGGACGCCTCCTCGGGCCGGGCGACGTGAAATATCTCAACTCATCCGATACTCCGGTCTTTTCGAAGGGAAAGCTTCTTTACGGACTCAACAGATCACGCAATGCAATACGCCGCGCCGATCGTGCGCTGATCGTCGAAGGCTATTTCGACGCATTGCGCCTGATGGCGGCCGGTCTCGAGGAGGTCGTCGCGCCGCTTGGCACGGCGCTCACGGAGATGCAGGCAGCACTCCTGCGGAAGTACACGCGGAATGTCTTCCTGCTCTATGACAGCGACGCGCCGGGACTCAAGGCGACGTTTCGCTCGGGCGATGAGCTCCTCCGTCAGGGATTGTCGGTGAGAGTCGTAACCCTGCCTGCCGGCGAAGACCCCGACAGCTTCGTTCGCACAAAGGGCGCGGCGGCACTCGCCGCCGAGCTGGACAACGCGATAGATATTTTCGAGCGAAAGATCCAGATCCTCGAGCGCGGTGGCTGGTTCGGCGAGCTTCAGAAGAAACGTCGCGCGCTCGACCGGCTGCTTCCAACGATTCGGGCGACGTCCGATCCCATCATGCGGGATCTCTACGTCTCGCGCGCCGGCGAAGTGACCGGCGTCAACAGACAAATCCTCCTCGGTGAGCTTGGTTTGACCGGAACGGCGGCTGCGCCACCCCGTCAGCCGCCCGCTCCGCGCATCAATCTCGAGATACGCGCGCGTCGGGGAGACCGCCGGACAAGGGCTCATGTAAACAGGGCGTCGGCCGAGCGGGAGCTCATCCGCGCGATGCTCGCCCAACGATCGCAAGTCGAGGCAATCGCGGAGCGCATCGGGCCCGAGTCGTTCAGGGACGAGCGCTATCGCGCGATCTTCACGGCTCTGCTTTCGGCCCCCGACGGCGCGTCACTGAGTGATCTCGCTCCAATGCTCGACGCGGAGACGATAGAGGTGGCGGAGCAGCTGCTGGAAGATCGACTCGGGCTCATCAATGCGCAGCGCACGATAGATGATTCGCTCGCACAGCTCGAGGTGCGAGCGATGGAAGAGCGGCTCGCGGAGATCGACGGGCTGCTGTCGCTCGCCAGCGAGGAGGAAAAGGCGGCACTCGATGACGAGCGGCGAAAGCTCGTTACTCTGATGCGCGCATCGGGCAAGATGTCGTTCAAGGCATTCCGGCGCGGCCGGACACGCTGA
- the recJ gene encoding single-stranded-DNA-specific exonuclease RecJ codes for MTATTAVPGARGSPRAGARWIIPRTPDPDAVAALCAALSLPETVANLLLIRGHADADSAKDFLRPRLAHLHDSFSMLGLTKAVERLARACKDGETVLVHGDYDVDGICSTTIMTRTLREFGAKPVPFIPRRIEDGYDLSKAGVHAALENRAAVVVTCDCGTSAREPVAELCQAGIDVIVTDHHLPGEALPDCLAVLNPRQHGCEYPDKDLAAVGVAFKLALALAKHIGRNDAFIWGMLDLVALATVADVAPLRGENRILVRYGLRMLASTRNIGLRSMIRAAGLQGKLMTAGRVGFILAPRLNAAGRVGHAMRGVQLLMSDNEHEANTIARELEELNARRQELDHETLDQAREMLEHMDPAETYGIVLASESWHPGVIGIVASRIVEEYGRPTVLIALEGEYGKGSGRAIHALDLHGALAKCSDLLLRFGGHRAAAGITIARDRVDEFASRFNEVARASLAPEDLIPEVRIDLEVGLDGANEDLEKMLRHFEPFGMGNPAPVLVARGVHLIAPPKLIGRDGLKLRLAAGGGELEAIGWGFASRIGEFDPALPVDVAFRLERDDFRGESRLQARIADVCPHTHAET; via the coding sequence GTGACCGCAACAACCGCCGTCCCGGGAGCACGCGGCAGCCCACGTGCCGGCGCCCGCTGGATCATCCCGCGAACGCCCGACCCGGACGCCGTCGCTGCGCTGTGTGCAGCTCTGAGCCTGCCTGAAACGGTTGCGAATCTCCTCCTTATTCGAGGTCACGCTGACGCGGATTCCGCCAAAGACTTCCTGCGACCCCGTCTCGCCCATCTTCATGACAGTTTTTCCATGCTCGGCCTCACCAAGGCGGTCGAGCGGCTTGCTCGCGCGTGCAAGGATGGCGAGACCGTTCTCGTTCACGGCGACTACGATGTAGATGGGATCTGCTCCACCACGATCATGACGCGGACCCTCCGCGAGTTTGGAGCGAAGCCCGTTCCATTCATTCCCCGGCGAATTGAAGATGGGTACGACCTGAGCAAAGCCGGTGTTCACGCTGCGCTGGAGAATCGTGCAGCTGTCGTTGTCACCTGTGACTGCGGAACCAGCGCGAGGGAGCCGGTAGCCGAGCTGTGCCAGGCGGGAATCGATGTCATTGTCACCGACCACCACCTCCCGGGCGAGGCGCTCCCCGATTGCCTTGCGGTTCTCAATCCCCGGCAGCACGGGTGCGAGTACCCGGACAAGGATCTCGCAGCGGTTGGTGTGGCCTTCAAGCTTGCGCTTGCTCTGGCCAAGCACATCGGCAGGAACGACGCATTCATCTGGGGAATGCTCGACCTCGTGGCGCTCGCCACGGTAGCGGACGTGGCGCCGCTCAGAGGCGAGAACCGTATTCTTGTGCGATACGGTCTGAGGATGCTTGCCTCCACGCGAAACATCGGCCTGCGGTCGATGATCAGGGCAGCTGGGCTTCAGGGCAAGCTCATGACAGCCGGCCGCGTGGGGTTCATTCTGGCGCCTCGGCTGAACGCGGCGGGCCGAGTCGGCCACGCGATGCGCGGCGTACAGCTCCTGATGAGCGACAACGAGCACGAGGCGAACACTATTGCACGAGAGCTCGAAGAGCTCAACGCGCGGCGTCAGGAGCTCGATCACGAGACGCTCGACCAGGCGCGCGAGATGCTCGAGCACATGGATCCCGCGGAGACTTACGGGATTGTTCTCGCGAGCGAGAGCTGGCATCCGGGAGTAATCGGCATCGTCGCTTCGCGAATCGTCGAGGAATACGGAAGGCCGACTGTTCTCATCGCGCTGGAGGGCGAATACGGCAAAGGGTCGGGCCGGGCGATACACGCTCTCGATCTGCACGGAGCGCTGGCCAAATGCAGCGATCTTCTCCTGCGCTTCGGCGGACACCGCGCAGCGGCCGGTATCACCATCGCGCGTGACAGGGTCGATGAGTTTGCCTCCCGCTTCAATGAGGTCGCGCGAGCGTCACTCGCACCCGAAGACCTCATTCCGGAAGTGCGGATCGACCTGGAAGTGGGGCTCGACGGCGCGAATGAAGATCTCGAGAAGATGTTGCGTCACTTCGAGCCGTTCGGGATGGGGAACCCGGCACCGGTGCTCGTCGCGCGCGGTGTACATCTCATCGCGCCGCCCAAGCTCATCGGACGCGATGGCCTCAAGCTCCGCCTGGCCGCAGGTGGCGGCGAGCTCGAAGCGATCGGCTGGGG